One Serinicoccus chungangensis genomic window carries:
- the pknB gene encoding Stk1 family PASTA domain-containing Ser/Thr kinase, which produces MSEDPTQATPRPDDPPASQRVLGGRYELGDLIGRGGMADVHLGHDLRLGRPVAIKVLRTDLARDSSFLARFRREAQSAAGLSHPAIVGVFDSGEEAVVESGGATVQVPYIVMELVEGKTLRELLNEQRTLDPDEAARITAAVLAALEYAHERGLVHRDIKPANVMVTEAGAVKVMDFGIARAIADTAATMTQTQAVMGTARYLSPEQAQGLDVDGRSDLYSVGCLLYELLAGRTPFQGDPVSLVYQHLGEAPKAPSTHAARLPQALDAVTLHALEKKPEERYQDAAAFRADLNAARAGEPVSAAARSTYDRALGLGVAGAGAAAVAAAATSRAGAATQAVPAAGAGAQDHPEEPTGIFPSSDEDDRYERTDELPVRERRHPGAALMLGALALVALAGVAWVLVQVLGPNGDDGPEMLVVPSTVGSTEAQARTTLTAAGFTVAEAVVQRNSAEEPGIVIEQDPPGGEAPRGEEIELTVSAGPQARTIPRLQGLEEQAARDLLEREGFSNVRGESEETDDPDWEEGQVVSSDPGEGEEIAPDQLIVLTVSSGEVEVPDVVGRDQNEAVLLLDEQTLEWEVTTRRTGDADAGTVLEQSIDPGDTVEQGTTVELVVAAEPVQTATEVVTESVTVTPSPTPTPTEEPTTDEPTEEPTEDPTTEDPTVPPEPTEPEPTEPGPPEDPPPSEEPTD; this is translated from the coding sequence ATGAGCGAGGACCCCACGCAGGCCACCCCACGCCCCGACGACCCCCCGGCCTCGCAGCGGGTGCTGGGCGGACGCTACGAGCTCGGCGACCTCATCGGCCGCGGTGGCATGGCTGACGTGCACCTGGGCCACGACCTGCGGCTGGGCCGGCCGGTGGCGATCAAGGTGCTGCGCACCGACCTGGCCCGGGACTCCTCCTTCCTCGCCCGGTTCCGGCGCGAGGCGCAGTCGGCCGCCGGCCTGTCGCACCCCGCCATCGTGGGTGTCTTCGACTCCGGCGAGGAGGCGGTGGTCGAGTCCGGCGGAGCCACGGTGCAGGTGCCCTACATCGTCATGGAGCTGGTCGAGGGCAAGACCTTGCGCGAGCTGCTCAACGAGCAGCGCACCCTGGACCCCGACGAGGCGGCACGGATCACCGCCGCGGTGCTCGCGGCGCTGGAGTACGCCCACGAGCGCGGCCTCGTGCACCGCGACATCAAGCCCGCCAACGTCATGGTGACCGAGGCCGGTGCGGTGAAGGTCATGGACTTCGGCATCGCCCGGGCCATCGCCGACACCGCCGCCACCATGACGCAGACCCAGGCCGTCATGGGCACGGCCCGCTACCTCTCCCCGGAGCAGGCCCAGGGGCTGGACGTCGACGGCCGCTCCGACCTCTACTCCGTCGGGTGCCTGCTCTACGAGCTGCTGGCCGGGCGCACGCCCTTCCAGGGCGACCCCGTCTCGCTGGTCTACCAGCACCTCGGCGAGGCGCCGAAGGCGCCGTCCACCCACGCGGCCCGGCTGCCGCAGGCCCTGGACGCGGTCACCCTGCACGCGCTGGAGAAGAAGCCGGAGGAGCGCTACCAGGACGCGGCGGCCTTCCGCGCCGACCTCAACGCCGCCCGGGCGGGCGAGCCGGTCTCCGCCGCGGCGCGATCCACCTACGACCGGGCCCTCGGGCTCGGGGTGGCCGGTGCGGGGGCGGCCGCCGTCGCGGCCGCCGCGACGAGCCGGGCCGGTGCCGCCACGCAGGCGGTGCCCGCCGCCGGCGCGGGGGCGCAGGACCATCCCGAGGAGCCCACGGGGATCTTCCCGAGCTCCGACGAGGACGACCGCTACGAGCGGACCGACGAGCTGCCCGTCCGCGAGCGCCGCCACCCGGGTGCCGCCCTGATGCTCGGGGCGCTCGCCCTGGTGGCGCTGGCCGGGGTCGCCTGGGTCCTGGTGCAGGTGCTCGGACCCAACGGGGACGACGGGCCCGAGATGCTCGTCGTGCCGAGCACCGTGGGCAGCACCGAGGCGCAGGCGCGCACCACGCTGACCGCGGCAGGTTTCACCGTGGCCGAGGCCGTCGTGCAGCGCAACAGCGCCGAGGAGCCCGGCATCGTCATCGAGCAGGACCCGCCCGGCGGGGAGGCGCCCCGGGGCGAGGAGATCGAGCTCACGGTCTCGGCCGGCCCGCAGGCCCGCACCATCCCCCGGCTGCAAGGGCTGGAGGAGCAGGCGGCCCGCGACCTGCTGGAGCGGGAGGGGTTCAGCAACGTACGCGGGGAGTCGGAGGAGACCGACGACCCGGACTGGGAGGAGGGCCAGGTCGTCTCGAGCGACCCCGGTGAGGGCGAGGAGATCGCCCCCGACCAGCTCATCGTGCTCACCGTGTCCAGCGGTGAGGTCGAGGTCCCCGACGTCGTCGGTCGCGACCAGAACGAGGCGGTGCTGCTCCTGGACGAGCAGACCCTGGAGTGGGAGGTCACGACGCGGCGCACCGGGGACGCCGACGCCGGGACCGTCCTCGAGCAGTCGATCGACCCCGGCGACACGGTCGAGCAGGGCACCACGGTCGAGCTCGTCGTCGCCGCCGAGCCGGTCCAGACCGCCACCGAGGTCGTCACCGAGTCGGTGACGGTGACGCCCAGCCCGACGCCGACGCCCACCGAGGAGCCCACCACGGACGAGCCGACGGAGGAGCCCACCGAGGACCCCACCACCGAGGATCCGACGGTGCCCCCGGAGCCGACCGAGCCGGAGCCGACCGAGCCGGGACCGCCGGAGGACCCACCCCCCTCGGAGGAGCCGACCGACTGA
- a CDS encoding peptidoglycan D,D-transpeptidase FtsI family protein: MNTPVRRLALVVFAMFTALLLATTWIQFVQADDLRERPGNRRTLIENYSRDRGAILVDGSPIASSEPTDDELEWLRRYQQPSRYAHVTGYYSFTYGAGLGLERAADSLLAGTDDSLFYQRLSDVVTGTPASGASLELTIDPDVQAAAVEALGDRQGAAVALDPSTGAILAMVSRPGFDPNALSSHRLSAVDEAYTALIEDPADPLTNRAIGGDLYPPGSTFKLVLAAAALESGEYEPDTELEGGLTYTLPGTETTLPNFGGAACDPEDRPTLAESVQVSCNTSFAWLAGELGADAIREQAEAFGFGEPLDVPMSVTPSIYPDTLDDAQLALTGIGQFEVRVTPMQVAMISAAIANDGVLMTPYLIEEVRNSDLEVIESAEPRTRARAVSGQTADELSDMMVRVVEQGSGQAAALPEVQVAGKTGTAEFGDSGAAHAWFTGFAPADDPQIAVAVIVESATDNWTGETGGQVAAPVARAMLDAGVER, from the coding sequence ATGAACACCCCCGTCCGACGGCTGGCGCTCGTCGTCTTCGCCATGTTCACCGCGCTGCTGCTGGCGACCACGTGGATCCAGTTCGTGCAGGCCGACGACCTGCGCGAGCGCCCGGGCAACCGGCGCACGCTCATCGAGAACTACAGCCGTGACCGGGGGGCCATCCTCGTCGACGGCAGCCCCATCGCCTCCTCGGAGCCGACCGACGACGAGCTGGAGTGGCTGCGCCGCTACCAGCAGCCGTCCCGGTACGCCCACGTCACCGGCTACTACTCCTTCACCTACGGCGCGGGGCTGGGCCTGGAGCGGGCCGCGGACTCGCTGCTCGCCGGCACCGACGACAGCCTCTTCTACCAGCGGCTGTCCGACGTCGTCACCGGCACGCCGGCCTCCGGGGCCAGCCTGGAGCTCACCATCGACCCGGACGTGCAGGCGGCGGCGGTGGAGGCCCTGGGTGACCGCCAGGGAGCCGCCGTCGCCCTGGACCCCAGCACCGGGGCGATCCTGGCCATGGTGAGCCGCCCCGGCTTCGACCCCAACGCCCTGTCCAGCCACCGACTGAGCGCGGTCGACGAGGCCTACACCGCGCTCATCGAGGACCCGGCGGACCCGCTGACCAACCGCGCCATCGGCGGCGACCTCTACCCGCCCGGCTCGACCTTCAAGCTCGTCCTGGCCGCCGCGGCGCTGGAGTCGGGGGAGTACGAGCCGGACACCGAGCTGGAGGGTGGCCTGACCTACACCCTGCCCGGCACCGAGACCACGCTGCCCAACTTCGGCGGCGCCGCCTGCGACCCGGAGGACCGCCCGACCCTCGCCGAGTCGGTCCAGGTCTCGTGCAACACCTCCTTCGCCTGGCTGGCCGGTGAGCTGGGCGCCGACGCCATCCGTGAGCAGGCCGAGGCCTTCGGGTTCGGCGAGCCGCTCGATGTCCCCATGAGCGTCACCCCCTCGATCTACCCGGACACCCTCGACGACGCCCAGCTGGCGCTGACCGGCATCGGCCAGTTCGAGGTGCGGGTGACGCCGATGCAGGTGGCGATGATCTCGGCGGCGATCGCCAACGACGGCGTGCTGATGACGCCATACCTCATCGAGGAGGTGCGCAACTCCGACCTGGAGGTCATCGAGTCCGCCGAGCCGCGCACCCGGGCGCGGGCCGTCTCCGGGCAGACCGCGGACGAGCTCTCCGACATGATGGTGCGCGTGGTCGAGCAGGGGTCGGGCCAGGCCGCCGCCCTGCCGGAGGTGCAGGTGGCGGGCAAGACCGGCACCGCCGAGTTCGGTGACAGCGGAGCTGCCCACGCCTGGTTCACCGGGTTCGCGCCCGCCGACGACCCGCAGATCGCGGTCGCGGTCATCGTCGAGTCGGCCACCGACAACTGGACCGGGGAGACCGGTGGACAGGTCGCGGCGCCGGTCGCCCGGGCCATGCTCGACGCAGGAGTGGAACGATGA
- a CDS encoding FtsW/RodA/SpoVE family cell cycle protein: MPVSTSTPTPSTVTSLAVRSGRTIELLLLVLAVGIVTLAYVAVNLTVTGELPTDVWWHVGIFAALAAGLHVVLRLRARYADPLLLPLATLLNGLGLVMIHRIDLVPGQLGTSGVASRQLIWTGLAMAMAAVVLVLLRDHRVLRRYTYIAMALGFVLLLLPMLPVIGETVNGSRLWIRIGPFSFQPGELAKIAVAVFFAGYLVSTRDALSLVGRRVLGLQLPRARDLGPILVAWSLSVLILVLQRDLGSSLLFFGLFVAMLYVATERTSWIVIGLTLFASGAVLAWRLFSHVQSRVTLWLDPFAPDQSDQVAKGLMGLAHGGIFGAGLGNGYPYITYYANSDYIVASFGEELGMVGLFALLMLYALLVERGLRTAIGSRDGFGKLLAVGLSFTVALQVFVIVGGITRVIPLTGLTTPFLSAGGSSLLANWIIVALLLRISDAARRPISERRQDPSIDAAERAEALR, encoded by the coding sequence ATGCCCGTGAGCACCTCGACCCCCACCCCCTCGACCGTCACCAGCCTCGCGGTCCGCAGCGGCCGGACCATCGAGCTGCTGCTGCTCGTGCTCGCCGTGGGCATCGTCACCCTGGCCTACGTCGCGGTGAACCTCACGGTCACCGGCGAGCTGCCCACGGACGTCTGGTGGCACGTCGGCATCTTCGCGGCGCTGGCGGCGGGTCTGCACGTCGTGCTCCGCCTGCGCGCGAGGTATGCCGACCCCCTCCTCCTCCCGCTGGCGACGCTGCTCAACGGGCTGGGCCTGGTGATGATCCACCGGATCGACCTCGTGCCCGGCCAGCTGGGCACCTCCGGGGTCGCGAGCCGTCAGCTCATCTGGACGGGCCTGGCCATGGCGATGGCGGCGGTCGTCCTCGTGCTGCTGCGCGACCACCGGGTGCTCCGCCGCTACACCTACATCGCGATGGCGCTCGGCTTCGTCCTGCTCCTGCTGCCGATGCTGCCGGTCATCGGGGAGACGGTGAACGGCTCCCGGCTGTGGATCCGCATCGGGCCGTTCAGCTTCCAGCCGGGCGAGCTGGCGAAGATCGCGGTGGCCGTCTTCTTCGCCGGCTACCTCGTCTCCACCCGGGACGCCCTGTCGCTCGTCGGGCGCCGTGTCCTGGGCCTGCAGCTCCCCCGGGCCCGGGACCTCGGTCCGATCCTCGTCGCGTGGTCCCTCTCGGTGCTCATCCTCGTGCTGCAGCGCGACCTGGGCTCCTCCTTGCTCTTCTTCGGCCTCTTCGTCGCGATGCTCTACGTCGCGACCGAGCGGACCAGCTGGATCGTCATCGGCCTGACCCTCTTCGCCTCCGGCGCCGTGCTGGCCTGGCGGCTGTTCAGCCACGTGCAGAGCCGGGTCACCCTGTGGCTGGACCCGTTCGCGCCCGACCAGTCCGACCAGGTCGCCAAGGGGCTGATGGGGTTGGCCCACGGCGGCATCTTCGGTGCCGGCCTCGGCAACGGCTACCCCTACATCACCTACTACGCCAACAGCGACTACATCGTCGCCAGCTTCGGCGAGGAGCTGGGGATGGTGGGCCTGTTCGCCCTCCTCATGCTGTACGCCCTGCTCGTCGAGCGCGGGCTGCGCACCGCGATCGGATCCCGCGACGGCTTCGGCAAGCTGCTGGCCGTGGGGCTGTCCTTCACCGTGGCGCTGCAGGTCTTCGTCATCGTCGGCGGCATCACCCGGGTGATCCCACTGACCGGTCTCACCACCCCGTTCCTGTCCGCCGGCGGCTCCTCGCTGCTGGCCAACTGGATCATCGTGGCGCTGCTGCTGCGGATCAGCGACGCCGCTCGGCGCCCGATCTCCGAGCGCCGCCAGGACCCGAGCATCGACGCCGCCGAGCGGGCGGAGGCCCTGCGATGA
- a CDS encoding PP2C family protein-serine/threonine phosphatase, whose amino-acid sequence MALALRYAARTNIGLGSKSRNEDSAYAGPELLVLCDGMGGHAAGDVASSLVVGELVHLDGESHGADDALDILEHALEEANNRLADVMEVYPDSDGMGTTCIAMLRVDSKLAVANIGDSRAYLLRGGRLTQITTDHSFVQKLLDEGRISQEEAQHHPQRSLVTRVFTGRPEDHPDLSLRELREGDRVLLCSDGLTDYVSTEVVTEILAEPGRTPGQVADALVHTALRASTRDNVSVIVADAVSPGEGTSKPQVVGAASERRGTRPLSHLSPAEKAAALSREAAGTSEIAEAPVLAEEQTRPWVRWLRLVGVGVAVATVLVAGGWAAWTWSQQQYFVGEQDGRVTIYRGISQDLGPLRLSTAEEQTDVLVEDLPDYYQARVQDTLSADGRAGADRVVEDLRALTPAACVPTVLLPDGTTSTQVPDDMDTTTADSLADATGGSGTPSPVDDLLRESLDLGSGALAGPGDATSGVAPTGAEDEPRPTATVVWPEGCP is encoded by the coding sequence ATGGCCCTCGCCCTGCGCTACGCCGCGCGCACCAACATCGGCCTCGGCAGCAAGTCCCGCAACGAGGACTCCGCGTATGCCGGTCCCGAGCTGCTGGTGCTCTGCGACGGCATGGGCGGGCACGCCGCGGGTGACGTCGCCTCGTCCCTCGTCGTGGGCGAGCTCGTGCACCTCGACGGGGAGTCGCACGGCGCCGACGACGCGCTGGACATCCTCGAGCACGCCCTCGAGGAGGCCAACAACCGGCTCGCCGACGTCATGGAGGTCTACCCCGACTCCGACGGCATGGGCACCACGTGCATCGCCATGCTCCGGGTGGACAGCAAGCTCGCGGTCGCCAACATCGGCGACTCCCGGGCCTACCTCCTGCGCGGTGGCCGCCTCACCCAGATCACCACCGACCACTCCTTCGTCCAGAAGCTGCTCGACGAGGGCCGGATCAGCCAGGAGGAGGCGCAGCACCACCCGCAGCGCTCCCTCGTGACCCGCGTCTTCACCGGCCGCCCCGAGGACCACCCCGACCTGTCCCTGCGCGAGCTGCGCGAGGGCGACCGGGTGCTGCTGTGCAGCGACGGGCTCACCGACTACGTCTCCACCGAGGTCGTCACGGAGATCCTCGCCGAGCCCGGTCGCACCCCCGGCCAGGTCGCCGACGCGCTGGTGCACACCGCCCTGCGCGCCTCGACCCGCGACAACGTCAGCGTCATCGTCGCCGACGCCGTGTCACCCGGCGAGGGCACGAGCAAGCCCCAGGTGGTGGGGGCCGCCAGCGAGCGCCGCGGCACCCGCCCGCTGAGCCACCTCAGCCCCGCCGAGAAGGCCGCCGCCCTGTCCCGGGAGGCGGCGGGCACCTCGGAGATCGCCGAGGCACCGGTGCTGGCCGAGGAGCAGACCCGCCCCTGGGTCCGCTGGCTGCGGCTGGTCGGGGTCGGTGTCGCCGTCGCCACGGTGCTCGTCGCGGGCGGCTGGGCGGCCTGGACGTGGAGCCAGCAGCAGTACTTCGTCGGCGAGCAGGACGGCCGGGTGACGATCTACCGCGGCATCTCCCAGGACCTCGGGCCGCTGCGGCTGTCCACGGCCGAGGAGCAGACCGACGTGCTCGTGGAAGACCTGCCGGACTACTACCAGGCCCGGGTCCAGGACACCCTGTCCGCCGACGGCCGCGCCGGGGCCGACCGTGTCGTCGAGGACCTGCGTGCCCTCACCCCGGCGGCCTGCGTCCCGACCGTGCTGCTGCCCGACGGGACCACCTCCACGCAGGTCCCGGACGACATGGACACGACCACCGCCGACAGCCTCGCCGACGCCACCGGCGGCTCGGGCACGCCCTCGCCCGTGGACGACCTGCTGCGCGAGTCCCTGGACCTGGGCAGCGGCGCCCTCGCCGGCCCGGGGGACGCCACCTCCGGCGTCGCGCCCACCGGCGCCGAGGACGAGCCCCGTCCCACCGCGACGGTCGTCTGGCCGGAGGGATGCCCGTGA
- a CDS encoding FHA domain-containing protein FhaB/FipA: MGELTLNLLRLGVVVLLWAFVVAVVGALRGDLYGTRVLTRNAGPTRKPESRSDRKQRRNTPTHLVVTEGRLRGTSVPLHDAGVLVGRNPECSLVLTDDYASGRHLRIYPGADAWYADDLGSTNGTEVNGQRIGTGARLDPGAQIRIGQTVLELRR, encoded by the coding sequence ATGGGTGAGCTGACCCTCAACCTGCTGCGCCTCGGCGTCGTCGTGCTGCTCTGGGCCTTCGTCGTGGCCGTCGTCGGCGCGCTGCGCGGCGACCTCTACGGCACCCGGGTGCTCACCCGCAACGCCGGCCCCACCCGCAAGCCGGAGTCGCGCTCGGACCGCAAGCAGCGCCGCAACACCCCCACCCACCTCGTCGTCACCGAGGGCCGGCTGCGCGGCACCTCGGTGCCGCTGCACGACGCCGGGGTCCTCGTCGGGCGCAACCCCGAGTGCTCGCTCGTCCTCACCGACGACTACGCCTCGGGCCGGCACCTGCGCATCTACCCCGGCGCCGACGCGTGGTACGCCGACGACCTCGGCTCGACCAACGGCACCGAGGTCAACGGCCAGCGCATCGGCACCGGTGCCCGGCTCGACCCGGGGGCGCAGATCCGGATCGGCCAGACCGTCCTCGAGCTGCGTCGTTGA
- a CDS encoding FhaA domain-containing protein, whose product MFDRLERGLERAVKQPFAKVFKAEVQPVEIASAMRGAMDDRAAVLGPGRTMVPNVFTVELAESDYERLASYEHALTDELVAAAEDHADAQRYVAPGPFEVRLVSGEELETGIFRVRPTAKDGRQGGQRGGAREFAQAQRARDERREAQEREQREADARRAAQASDHDRDAEAYEESAYRRPAQERPRPRRSGPALTIDGRQVPLTTAVTTLGRGDDCTIVVDDPGASRRHAEIRIGHDGPHLQVILRDLNSTNGTYLNGEQVGSEELRSGDRITLGRTHITVHLEG is encoded by the coding sequence GTGTTCGACAGGCTCGAGCGGGGTCTCGAGCGCGCCGTCAAGCAGCCCTTCGCCAAGGTCTTCAAGGCCGAGGTGCAGCCGGTCGAGATCGCCTCCGCCATGCGGGGCGCCATGGACGACCGGGCCGCGGTGCTCGGCCCGGGGCGCACCATGGTCCCCAACGTCTTCACCGTCGAGCTGGCCGAGTCCGACTACGAGCGGCTGGCGTCCTACGAGCACGCCCTGACCGACGAGCTCGTCGCCGCCGCCGAGGACCACGCCGACGCCCAGCGGTATGTCGCCCCCGGCCCCTTCGAGGTCCGTCTCGTTTCCGGCGAGGAGCTGGAGACCGGCATCTTCCGGGTCCGCCCGACGGCCAAGGACGGCCGGCAGGGCGGCCAGCGCGGCGGCGCGCGCGAGTTCGCCCAGGCCCAGCGCGCCCGGGACGAGCGCCGCGAGGCGCAGGAGCGCGAGCAGCGGGAGGCCGACGCACGTCGTGCCGCCCAGGCGAGCGACCACGACCGCGACGCCGAGGCCTACGAGGAGTCGGCATACCGTCGGCCCGCGCAGGAGCGGCCGCGCCCGCGCCGCTCCGGCCCCGCCCTGACCATCGACGGCCGTCAGGTCCCGCTGACCACGGCCGTCACCACCCTCGGTCGTGGCGACGACTGCACGATCGTCGTCGACGACCCCGGGGCCTCCCGCCGCCACGCCGAGATCCGCATCGGCCACGACGGGCCGCACCTGCAGGTCATCCTGCGCGACCTCAACTCCACCAACGGCACCTACCTCAACGGTGAGCAGGTCGGGAGCGAGGAGCTGCGCTCCGGCGACCGCATCACCCTGGGACGCACCCACATCACGGTCCACCTGGAGGGTTGA
- a CDS encoding metal-dependent hydrolase family protein — translation MEPHTVVLQGGTVCDVTAGEAVRADVVVSDGVVQEVGTDVTVPRSATTVDATGLFVSPGLIDAHVHVTAGTADLAAQAEYSPFYVAAQTQGILRGMLRRGFTSVRDVGGADHGVAAAVADGLWSGPTVFFGGKALSPSGGHADLRSAGRQVVDHHVCCPNIGTLCDGVDEVRRAARNQLRTGADHVKIMLSGGVASPTDRVDSLQFSVDEIRAVVEEAANANRYVTGHAYTARAVNRGLELGLRCIEHGNLIDASSVTLFREHDAFLVPTLVTYDYLSKEGAEAGLPEASQAKVGDVLEAGLHALDLASKGGVRIALGTDLLGAMHRHQSHEFTIRAQVQAPQDILRSATLVGADLLGRTGTLGTVAEGATADLTLWRSDPLQDAQVLADPDSQLQMVLQRGVVAHEA, via the coding sequence GTGGAACCGCATACCGTCGTCCTACAGGGAGGGACCGTCTGCGACGTCACGGCCGGGGAGGCCGTGCGTGCCGACGTGGTCGTCAGCGACGGGGTGGTCCAGGAGGTGGGCACCGACGTGACGGTCCCGCGGTCCGCCACCACCGTCGACGCCACCGGGCTGTTCGTCAGCCCCGGGCTCATCGACGCGCACGTCCACGTCACCGCCGGCACGGCGGACCTGGCGGCCCAGGCGGAGTACTCGCCCTTCTACGTCGCGGCACAGACCCAGGGGATCCTGCGCGGGATGCTCCGGCGTGGCTTCACCTCGGTACGCGACGTCGGCGGGGCGGACCACGGGGTCGCGGCCGCGGTCGCCGACGGGCTCTGGTCTGGACCCACGGTGTTCTTCGGCGGCAAGGCGCTGTCCCCGAGCGGAGGCCACGCGGACCTGCGCAGCGCCGGCCGCCAGGTGGTCGACCACCACGTCTGCTGCCCCAACATCGGCACCCTCTGCGACGGGGTCGACGAGGTCCGCCGCGCCGCGCGCAACCAGCTGCGCACCGGCGCCGACCACGTCAAGATCATGCTCTCCGGCGGGGTCGCCTCCCCGACCGACCGGGTCGACTCGCTGCAGTTCTCGGTCGACGAGATCCGGGCGGTGGTGGAGGAGGCCGCCAACGCCAACCGCTACGTGACGGGGCACGCCTACACCGCCCGGGCCGTCAACCGCGGGCTGGAGCTGGGCCTGCGGTGCATCGAGCACGGCAACCTCATCGACGCCTCCAGCGTCACGCTCTTCCGCGAGCACGACGCCTTCCTCGTCCCGACCCTCGTCACCTACGACTACCTGAGCAAGGAGGGCGCCGAGGCCGGGCTGCCCGAGGCCAGCCAGGCCAAGGTGGGCGACGTGCTCGAGGCCGGGCTGCACGCGCTGGACCTGGCCTCCAAGGGCGGGGTCCGGATCGCACTGGGCACCGACCTGCTGGGCGCCATGCACCGGCACCAGAGCCACGAGTTCACGATCCGCGCGCAGGTCCAGGCGCCGCAGGACATCCTGCGCTCGGCCACCCTCGTGGGTGCCGACCTTCTGGGGCGGACCGGGACGCTGGGCACGGTCGCGGAGGGCGCGACGGCCGACCTGACGCTCTGGCGGAGCGACCCGCTGCAGGACGCCCAGGTCCTCGCCGACCCCGACAGCCAGCTGCAGATGGTGCTCCAGCGCGGCGTGGTGGCCCACGAGGCCTGA
- a CDS encoding MurR/RpiR family transcriptional regulator: protein MSVSEVPPWVAARLGARAPGRGVQEVLRTLGSHPRQMSYASVQEAADLAEVNPATVVRAAQLIGFTGWPQLRAEVRSRYLSLLSASEVLQEHGEAQGAGESAVRQDLHNLRDLGTLLDEDQLARVAAIIMAARTTLVLGSGSFAAPGLQLAHLAQTLGHDVRLERAGGTALLNAFATLREGDALVIFHLWRTPGDLLQIAGLARDRGVRLVVVGDHARPGITALADEFVMVPSEGASMFPSLVPTVTVVQAVVAAIVAADPGAATRATDAADELWRDFGLFPRDKDGLLPEVQ from the coding sequence ATGTCCGTCAGCGAGGTGCCGCCGTGGGTGGCGGCGCGCCTGGGGGCACGTGCACCGGGGCGGGGGGTGCAGGAGGTGCTGAGGACGCTGGGCTCGCACCCGCGCCAGATGTCGTATGCCTCGGTCCAGGAGGCGGCGGACCTCGCCGAGGTGAACCCCGCCACGGTCGTGCGTGCGGCCCAGCTCATCGGGTTCACCGGCTGGCCGCAGCTGCGGGCGGAGGTCCGGTCCCGCTACCTGTCGCTGCTCTCCGCCTCCGAGGTGCTGCAGGAGCACGGGGAGGCGCAGGGTGCCGGGGAGTCGGCCGTGCGTCAGGACCTGCACAACCTGCGGGACCTGGGCACCCTCCTCGACGAGGACCAGCTCGCCCGGGTGGCGGCCATCATCATGGCCGCCCGCACCACCCTCGTCCTCGGGTCGGGCAGCTTCGCGGCCCCCGGTCTGCAGCTGGCTCACCTGGCGCAGACCCTGGGGCACGACGTCCGGCTGGAGCGGGCGGGCGGCACGGCGCTGCTCAACGCCTTCGCGACGCTGCGCGAGGGGGACGCGCTGGTGATCTTCCACCTGTGGCGGACGCCCGGGGACCTGCTGCAGATCGCGGGGCTCGCCCGTGACCGGGGGGTGCGGCTGGTCGTCGTCGGCGACCACGCCCGCCCGGGGATCACGGCGCTCGCCGACGAGTTCGTCATGGTCCCGAGCGAGGGGGCCAGCATGTTCCCCTCGCTGGTGCCGACGGTGACGGTGGTCCAGGCGGTCGTGGCCGCGATCGTGGCGGCCGACCCGGGGGCGGCGACCCGGGCCACCGACGCCGCCGACGAGCTCTGGCGCGACTTCGGTCTCTTCCCCCGCGACAAGGACGGACTGCTGCCCGAGGTGCAATAG